A genome region from Microbacterium terricola includes the following:
- a CDS encoding SGNH/GDSL hydrolase family protein, with translation MPESSDPRSPYVPNAGPHPWRRYVALGDSFTEGVGDPEPDSPNGLRGWADRAAEVLASQVDDFAYANLAVRGKLIRQVVDGQVDAALALTPDLITFSAGGNDVIRPGGDPDAVAVLFEDAVQRLSADGATLVVFTGIDTNFTPVFRGIRGRVAIYNENIRAIAEKHDAIVADQWGLKEVQDMRFFDDDRLHMNPLGHHEVARMVLRALNVPNDLQPMQPDPRPAHNWREARAGDLVWARTHLVPWVLRRLRHQSSGDAITAKRPEAMPVITLAPGRDAAASPGEQV, from the coding sequence ATGCCTGAGAGCAGCGATCCGAGAAGCCCGTACGTCCCGAACGCGGGCCCCCATCCGTGGCGTCGCTACGTCGCTCTGGGCGACTCGTTCACCGAGGGCGTCGGCGATCCTGAGCCGGATTCGCCCAATGGCCTGCGCGGCTGGGCGGACCGTGCCGCCGAAGTGCTCGCGAGCCAGGTCGACGACTTCGCGTACGCCAACCTCGCCGTCCGCGGAAAGCTCATCCGGCAGGTGGTGGACGGCCAGGTCGACGCCGCACTGGCCCTCACACCCGACCTCATCACCTTCTCCGCCGGCGGCAACGACGTGATCCGGCCTGGTGGCGATCCCGACGCGGTCGCCGTGCTGTTCGAGGACGCCGTGCAGCGCCTGTCGGCCGACGGCGCGACCCTCGTGGTGTTCACCGGCATCGACACGAACTTCACCCCCGTGTTCCGGGGCATCCGCGGCCGGGTGGCGATCTACAACGAGAACATCCGCGCCATCGCCGAGAAGCACGACGCGATCGTCGCCGACCAGTGGGGTCTGAAGGAGGTGCAGGACATGCGCTTCTTCGACGACGACCGGCTGCACATGAACCCGCTCGGCCACCACGAGGTCGCGCGGATGGTGCTGCGGGCGCTCAACGTCCCCAACGACCTGCAGCCGATGCAGCCCGATCCGCGGCCGGCGCACAACTGGCGCGAGGCGCGCGCCGGCGATCTCGTCTGGGCACGCACCCACCTCGTGCCGTGGGTGCTCCGGCGGCTGCGGCACCAGTCGTCGGGCGACGCCATCACGGCGAAGCGGCCGGAGGCCATGCCGGTGATCACGCTCGCGCCGGGAAGGGATGCTGCGGCCTCCCCCGGCG
- a CDS encoding DEAD/DEAH box helicase has protein sequence MADAVAPTGADPEHIGSFAAEHLSPSYPQRAPWGTAQRLRAWQAEALDQYFGMDGPDGVGKGPRDFLAAATPGAGKTTFALRLASELLRRHVVTRIVVVAPTEHLKTQWADAAARVGIRLDPAFSNRHGLPARQYHGVAVTYAQVAVKSSVHERLIADARTLVILDEVHHGGDALSWGDALREAYGRATRRLLLSGTPFRSDTAPIPFVEYHPDAKGHRISRTDYAYGYRRALEDGVVRPVLFLVYAGQMRWRTRTGDEMEAQLGQDNTKDITAQAWRTALDPEGEWIPAVLQSADRRLSEVREQVPDAGGLVIATDQTAARAYAEILQRITGEAPTIVLSDEAEASSRIETFAQSTSRWMVAVRMVSEGVDVPRLAVGVYATSASTPLFFAQAIGRFVRARRRGETASVFLPNVPTLLALAHELEVQRDHALDRDSEGDDDGLLDDDALAAAEEGDSASDDLTYEFTYQALGSLAHFDRVLYDGREFGQLAVPGTPEEEEFLGLPGLLEPEHVHELLMQRQSRQSRHRKAREAAEAPAGGPPHDAPPAALHRTLKEQRQLLNSLVGLYARQAGEQHGLVHAELRRICGGPAVSHATVAQLQARIDVLRKRVHS, from the coding sequence CTGGCGGATGCCGTCGCCCCGACCGGCGCCGACCCCGAGCACATCGGCAGCTTCGCCGCCGAGCACCTCTCCCCGTCGTACCCGCAGCGCGCGCCGTGGGGCACAGCCCAGCGCCTGCGCGCCTGGCAGGCCGAGGCGCTCGACCAGTACTTCGGGATGGACGGGCCGGACGGCGTCGGGAAGGGCCCGCGCGACTTCCTCGCCGCGGCCACCCCCGGCGCCGGCAAGACCACCTTCGCGCTCCGTCTGGCGAGCGAGCTGCTGCGCCGCCATGTCGTGACGCGGATCGTGGTGGTCGCTCCCACCGAGCACCTGAAGACCCAGTGGGCCGACGCGGCCGCGCGCGTCGGCATCCGGCTCGATCCGGCGTTCAGCAACAGGCACGGGCTGCCGGCGCGCCAGTACCACGGCGTCGCCGTCACGTACGCGCAGGTCGCGGTGAAGTCGTCGGTGCACGAGCGGCTGATCGCCGATGCGCGCACGCTCGTGATCCTCGACGAGGTGCACCACGGCGGCGATGCGCTGAGCTGGGGCGACGCGCTGCGCGAGGCCTACGGGCGCGCCACGCGTCGACTGCTGCTCAGCGGCACCCCGTTCCGCAGCGACACCGCACCCATCCCGTTCGTCGAGTACCACCCCGACGCGAAGGGCCACCGCATCTCGCGCACGGACTACGCCTACGGGTACCGTCGCGCGCTCGAGGACGGCGTCGTGCGACCCGTGCTCTTCCTCGTCTACGCCGGGCAGATGCGCTGGCGCACCCGCACGGGCGACGAGATGGAGGCCCAGCTCGGGCAGGACAACACAAAGGACATCACCGCTCAGGCCTGGCGGACCGCGCTCGACCCCGAAGGAGAGTGGATACCGGCGGTGCTGCAGTCCGCGGACCGCCGGCTCAGCGAGGTGCGCGAGCAGGTGCCCGACGCCGGCGGGCTCGTCATCGCCACCGATCAGACCGCTGCGCGCGCCTACGCCGAGATCCTGCAGCGGATCACCGGGGAGGCGCCCACCATCGTGCTCTCGGACGAGGCCGAGGCGTCCTCGCGGATCGAGACATTCGCGCAGAGCACGTCGCGGTGGATGGTCGCGGTGCGCATGGTGTCCGAGGGCGTCGATGTGCCGCGCCTCGCCGTCGGGGTGTACGCCACCTCGGCCTCGACTCCGCTGTTCTTCGCGCAGGCGATCGGCCGCTTCGTGCGGGCCAGGCGCCGCGGCGAGACCGCGAGCGTCTTCCTGCCGAACGTGCCGACGCTGCTCGCACTGGCGCACGAGCTCGAGGTGCAGCGGGACCACGCCCTCGACCGCGACAGCGAGGGCGACGACGACGGCCTGCTCGACGACGACGCCCTGGCAGCCGCCGAGGAGGGCGACAGCGCCTCCGACGACCTCACGTACGAGTTCACCTACCAGGCGCTCGGCTCGCTCGCGCACTTCGACCGCGTGCTCTACGACGGTCGCGAGTTCGGCCAGCTGGCGGTGCCCGGCACACCCGAGGAGGAAGAGTTCCTCGGCCTGCCCGGCCTGCTGGAGCCCGAGCACGTGCACGAGCTGCTCATGCAGCGCCAGTCCAGGCAGAGCAGGCACCGGAAGGCGCGCGAGGCCGCCGAGGCGCCTGCCGGCGGTCCGCCGCACGACGCGCCGCCTGCCGCACTGCACCGCACGCTCAAGGAGCAGCGGCAGCTACTGAACAGCCTCGTCGGGCTGTACGCCCGGCAGGCGGGGGAGCAGCACGGTCTCGTGCACGCCGAGCTGCGTCGCATCTGCGGCGGGCCGGCCGTCTCGCACGCCACCGTCGCCCAGCTGCAGGCCCGCATCGACGTGCTGCGCAAGCGCGTGCACTCCTAG
- a CDS encoding VIT1/CCC1 transporter family protein, whose translation MSAPAVPPSRDRRRWAQYLVNERAEARVYRDLAARREGEEREILLALADAEGRHEAHWLELLGGEPDRLPRADSGTRMLAWMARRFGSIFVLALAQNAEARSPYDTEPSATPAMVADERIHHEVVRGLAARGRRRLSGTFRAAVFGANDGLVSNLALVMGIGATGAAPQFVLFSGIAGLLAGALSMGAGEFVSVRSQRELLDATEPSDYADALLPDLDLDANELALVYRTRGMPADEALKRARRVVETAQAADRSVPYSRTETGPISTRSHEVVGSDLGAAVSSFLFFASGAIIPVLPWIFGLSGVTAVVIALVLVGIALMSTGAMVGLLSGGPPLRRALRQLAIGFGAAAITYLLGLLFGVSLG comes from the coding sequence TTGAGCGCGCCCGCCGTTCCCCCCAGCCGTGACCGTCGCCGGTGGGCGCAATACCTCGTGAACGAGCGCGCCGAGGCCAGGGTCTACCGCGACCTCGCTGCGCGCCGCGAGGGCGAGGAGCGCGAGATCCTGCTGGCCCTCGCCGACGCCGAAGGACGCCACGAGGCGCACTGGCTGGAACTGCTCGGCGGTGAGCCCGATCGCCTGCCGCGCGCCGATTCGGGAACGCGGATGCTGGCATGGATGGCGCGACGATTCGGCTCGATCTTCGTGCTGGCACTGGCCCAGAATGCCGAGGCGCGATCTCCGTACGACACCGAGCCCTCCGCGACGCCGGCGATGGTGGCGGACGAGCGCATCCACCACGAGGTGGTGCGCGGCCTCGCCGCGCGCGGCCGGCGCCGGCTGTCCGGCACGTTCCGCGCCGCCGTGTTCGGGGCCAACGACGGCCTCGTGTCGAACCTCGCCCTGGTGATGGGCATCGGCGCCACCGGCGCGGCGCCCCAGTTCGTGCTGTTCAGCGGCATCGCGGGACTCCTCGCCGGCGCGCTCTCGATGGGGGCGGGCGAGTTCGTGTCGGTGCGCTCGCAGCGCGAGCTGCTGGATGCCACCGAGCCCAGCGACTACGCCGACGCGCTGCTGCCCGATCTCGACCTCGACGCCAACGAGCTCGCCCTCGTCTACCGCACGCGCGGGATGCCCGCGGATGAGGCGCTGAAGCGCGCCCGCCGGGTCGTGGAGACCGCGCAGGCGGCCGATCGCTCCGTGCCGTACTCGCGCACCGAGACCGGCCCGATCAGCACGCGCAGCCATGAGGTGGTCGGCAGCGACCTGGGCGCGGCGGTGTCGAGCTTCCTGTTCTTCGCGTCCGGAGCGATCATCCCCGTCCTGCCGTGGATCTTCGGTCTGTCGGGGGTGACCGCCGTGGTGATCGCGCTCGTGCTGGTCGGCATCGCGCTGATGTCGACGGGGGCGATGGTCGGCCTCCTGTCGGGTGGGCCGCCGCTGCGCCGCGCGCTGCGTCAGCTCGCGATCGGCTTCGGCGCGGCCGCGATCACCTACCTGCTCGGCCTGCTCTTCGGCGTGTCTCTCGGCTGA
- a CDS encoding M20/M25/M40 family metallo-hydrolase — MPDSPAELPEVVRVARDLIRIDTTNHGGGRANGEREAAEYVGAYLESLGLVPEYYEPIPRRANVSVRVPGRDSAKPALVVHGHLDVVPAVAEDWSVDPFAGEIRDGMLWGRGAVDMKDMDAMILTSVGDLLRAGEQPERDLVVTFFADEENGGVEGSALVVADKPEWFAGATEAISEVGGYSISVGDRRAYLLQVGEKALIWLKLTARGRAAHGSSFPTDNAITALAEAVAKLGRTPWPIALTDTTRQFLDGFADLAGGGVADPDALVDQAGPASPFLRSTLRTTTNPTGLTAGYKHNVIPDRAEALIDVRTLPGTEDAVLAEIRALVGEHIEVETVVRDVGLEVPFAGPIVEAMVGALGRHDPGVPVIPYLMGGGTDNKALSRLGIAGYGFAPLRLPAGIDFTGMFHGVDERVPLDALVFGQAVLTDFLRTY, encoded by the coding sequence ATGCCCGATTCGCCCGCCGAGCTGCCCGAGGTCGTCCGCGTCGCACGCGATCTCATCCGCATCGACACCACGAACCACGGCGGCGGCCGTGCGAACGGCGAGCGCGAGGCGGCCGAATACGTCGGCGCCTACCTCGAGTCGCTCGGACTGGTTCCCGAGTACTACGAGCCGATCCCGCGACGCGCGAACGTCTCGGTGCGCGTGCCTGGCCGCGACAGCGCAAAGCCCGCGCTCGTCGTCCACGGCCACCTCGACGTGGTGCCGGCGGTCGCCGAGGACTGGAGCGTCGACCCGTTCGCCGGCGAGATCCGCGACGGGATGCTGTGGGGCCGCGGCGCTGTGGACATGAAGGACATGGACGCCATGATCCTCACCTCCGTCGGCGACCTGCTGCGAGCGGGGGAGCAGCCGGAGCGCGACCTCGTGGTCACGTTCTTCGCCGACGAGGAGAACGGCGGCGTCGAGGGTTCGGCGCTCGTCGTGGCCGACAAGCCGGAGTGGTTCGCCGGGGCGACGGAGGCGATCAGCGAGGTAGGCGGCTATTCGATCTCGGTCGGAGACCGCCGCGCCTACCTGCTGCAGGTGGGGGAGAAGGCCCTGATCTGGCTGAAGCTCACCGCCCGCGGTCGCGCCGCGCACGGCAGCAGCTTCCCGACCGACAACGCGATCACCGCGCTCGCGGAGGCCGTCGCGAAGCTCGGCCGCACACCGTGGCCGATCGCCCTCACCGACACGACCAGGCAGTTCCTCGACGGCTTCGCCGATCTGGCCGGCGGCGGCGTCGCCGACCCGGACGCCCTCGTCGACCAGGCGGGGCCGGCATCCCCCTTCCTGCGCTCCACCCTGCGCACCACGACCAACCCGACCGGGCTGACGGCGGGCTACAAGCACAACGTCATCCCCGATCGCGCCGAGGCGCTCATCGACGTGCGCACCCTGCCCGGCACGGAGGATGCGGTCCTCGCCGAGATCCGGGCGCTGGTGGGCGAGCACATCGAGGTCGAGACGGTCGTCCGCGACGTCGGCCTCGAGGTGCCGTTCGCCGGACCGATCGTCGAGGCCATGGTCGGCGCGCTCGGACGCCACGACCCCGGTGTCCCCGTCATCCCGTACCTGATGGGCGGCGGCACGGACAACAAGGCGCTCTCGCGTCTCGGCATCGCCGGCTACGGCTTCGCGCCGCTGCGCCTGCCCGCCGGCATCGATTTCACCGGCATGTTCCACGGCGTCGACGAGCGCGTTCCGCTCGACGCGCTCGTGTTCGGGCAGGCCGTTCTCACCGACTTCCTCCGCACCTACTGA
- a CDS encoding undecaprenyl-diphosphate phosphatase, whose product MHLIEAIILGLVQGLTEFLPISSSAHLRIAGEFLPSAEDPGATFTAITQIGTEIAVLVYFWKKITRIVAQWFRSLTGAAPRNDPDARMGWIVIIGTIPIGVLGFLFQDVIRDTFRNLWLVAIVLIVFGLLLGAADALGKRTRLEADLTYPHGLALGFAQALALIPGVSRSGATTTMGLALGYTRPAAAEVAFLLAVPAVFGSGFYELLQAIREPGQAVFTLAETAVATAVAFGVGLAVIAFLMSYIKKRSFLPFVIYRIAVGVLLIVLLATGVLQAY is encoded by the coding sequence ATGCATCTGATCGAGGCGATCATCCTGGGGCTCGTCCAGGGCCTGACCGAGTTCCTGCCCATCTCGTCCAGCGCGCACCTGCGCATCGCGGGCGAGTTCCTGCCGTCGGCGGAGGACCCGGGCGCGACCTTCACGGCGATCACGCAGATCGGCACCGAGATCGCGGTGCTCGTGTACTTCTGGAAGAAGATCACGCGGATCGTCGCGCAGTGGTTCCGCTCGCTCACCGGCGCGGCGCCCCGCAACGACCCCGACGCGCGGATGGGCTGGATCGTCATCATCGGCACGATCCCGATCGGCGTGCTCGGCTTCCTGTTCCAGGACGTCATCCGCGACACGTTCCGCAACCTCTGGCTCGTGGCGATCGTGCTCATCGTGTTCGGCCTGCTGCTCGGCGCGGCCGACGCGCTCGGCAAGCGCACGCGGCTCGAGGCGGACCTGACCTACCCGCACGGCCTCGCCCTCGGCTTCGCGCAGGCGCTCGCCCTCATCCCCGGCGTGTCCCGCTCGGGCGCGACCACGACGATGGGCCTCGCCCTCGGCTACACGCGTCCCGCCGCCGCTGAGGTCGCGTTCCTGCTCGCCGTCCCCGCCGTCTTCGGCAGCGGGTTCTACGAGCTGCTGCAGGCGATCCGCGAACCCGGTCAGGCCGTCTTCACGCTCGCCGAGACCGCGGTCGCGACAGCTGTCGCCTTCGGCGTCGGCCTGGCGGTGATCGCGTTCCTGATGTCGTACATCAAGAAGCGCAGCTTCCTGCCGTTCGTGATCTACCGCATCGCCGTCGGCGTGCTGCTGATCGTGCTGCTCGCGACGGGCGTGCTGCAGGCGTACTGA
- a CDS encoding PAC2 family protein: MDALGRKVLVTAFDGWNDAGEAASSAVSLLRAEGSYEPVFSVDPELYFDYQYTRPQISSDADGARILQWPEATLLRPAKQTRGGTQLWLLTGVEPARAWQAFAAEFMDVALREDITGFVSLGSMMSDVPHTRPISVFAGSENEHVRGALGLERSSYEGPVGILSVLSHAADTAGIPTATLWASVPHYVAGHTPSPKATLALLDRLEDITGAVVPRGELATESAAWEASIDAAAADDEEMTEYIRQLERTRDTWDSPEASGDAIAQEFERYLRRGGDGPTKPGRDDPRR; encoded by the coding sequence GTGGACGCACTGGGCCGCAAGGTGCTCGTGACCGCATTCGACGGGTGGAACGACGCAGGAGAGGCCGCGTCGTCGGCCGTCTCGCTCCTGCGCGCCGAGGGCTCGTACGAGCCGGTGTTCTCCGTCGATCCCGAGCTCTACTTCGACTACCAGTACACCCGCCCGCAGATCTCGTCCGATGCCGACGGCGCCCGCATCCTGCAGTGGCCCGAGGCGACCCTGCTGCGCCCCGCGAAGCAGACGCGCGGCGGCACGCAGCTGTGGCTGCTCACGGGAGTCGAGCCGGCCAGGGCGTGGCAGGCCTTCGCCGCCGAGTTCATGGACGTCGCGCTGCGCGAGGACATCACGGGCTTCGTCTCCCTCGGCTCGATGATGTCCGACGTGCCGCACACCCGCCCCATCTCGGTGTTCGCCGGGAGTGAGAACGAGCACGTCCGCGGTGCGCTCGGCCTCGAGCGCAGCAGCTACGAGGGGCCTGTCGGCATCCTCAGCGTGCTCTCGCACGCCGCAGACACCGCCGGCATCCCGACGGCCACCCTGTGGGCGAGCGTGCCCCACTACGTCGCAGGGCACACCCCCTCGCCCAAGGCGACCCTGGCCCTGCTGGACCGGCTCGAGGACATCACCGGCGCCGTGGTCCCCCGCGGCGAGCTCGCGACCGAGTCGGCGGCCTGGGAGGCCTCGATCGACGCCGCTGCGGCGGACGACGAGGAGATGACCGAGTACATCCGTCAGCTCGAGCGCACGAGGGACACCTGGGATTCGCCCGAGGCGTCCGGCGACGCGATCGCGCAGGAGTTCGAGCGCTACCTGCGCCGGGGAGGCGACGGCCCGACGAAGCCGGGCCGCGACGACCCGCGGCGGTAG
- a CDS encoding HAD family hydrolase has protein sequence MTSPALAAVLWDMDGTLVDTEPYWIAAETPLVERFGGTWTHEQALGLVGLGLEDAARIFQDAGVRMAVHEIVDSLTDEVMNSLRTQGVPFRPGARELLASLKAAGVKTALVTMSLGRMAQTVVDLIDFEAFDVVIAGDDATRPKPFPDPYLQACALLGVDPADTVAIEDSPNGARSAVASGAVVVGVPHMVSLTGTGIHAEWATLADRTVDDVIGVHAAHTAQGASR, from the coding sequence GTGACTTCACCCGCTCTGGCCGCTGTCCTCTGGGACATGGACGGCACCCTCGTCGACACCGAGCCTTACTGGATAGCCGCCGAGACGCCGCTGGTCGAGCGATTCGGCGGCACCTGGACGCACGAGCAGGCGCTGGGCCTCGTGGGTCTCGGCCTCGAGGACGCCGCACGCATCTTCCAGGACGCGGGGGTGCGCATGGCGGTGCACGAGATCGTCGACTCGCTCACCGACGAGGTGATGAACTCGCTGCGCACGCAGGGCGTGCCCTTCCGCCCGGGCGCGCGGGAGCTGCTCGCAAGCCTCAAGGCCGCGGGCGTGAAGACGGCCCTGGTGACCATGTCACTCGGCCGGATGGCGCAGACCGTCGTCGACCTGATCGACTTCGAGGCGTTCGACGTGGTCATCGCCGGCGACGACGCGACCCGCCCCAAGCCCTTCCCCGACCCGTATCTGCAGGCCTGCGCGCTGCTCGGCGTCGACCCCGCAGACACGGTCGCCATCGAGGACTCGCCCAACGGGGCCCGCTCGGCGGTCGCGTCCGGCGCGGTCGTCGTCGGCGTCCCGCACATGGTCTCGCTCACCGGAACCGGCATCCACGCCGAGTGGGCGACGCTCGCGGACCGGACCGTCGACGACGTGATCGGCGTCCACGCCGCGCACACAGCACAAGGAGCATCACGATGA
- a CDS encoding tRNA (adenine-N1)-methyltransferase: protein MSIDRPSGPFRVGERVQLTGPKGRLHTITLREDGEMHTHHGVLKHTELIGRPDGSVVANSGGHEYLALRPLLRDFVMSMPRGAAIVYPKDAAHIVSQADIFPGAVVVEAGVGSGALSLWLLRATGQAGRLVSFERRADFADVARANVETYLGGVPENWEVVVGDLAADLPTTVAPASVDRVVLDMLAPWECIDVVADALTPGGVVLCYVATATQLSRVAEYIRATGLFTDPEASETMVRGWHVEGLAVRPDHRMVAHTGFLIWTRRLAPGAVAPEQKRRASKSSYGDEDVELWTPGAVGDRQITDKNLRKRVREAQRAAEGARQAATPDAPTSDAAEAGI, encoded by the coding sequence ATGAGCATCGACCGACCGAGCGGCCCCTTCCGGGTCGGCGAGCGCGTGCAGCTGACCGGCCCGAAGGGCCGGCTGCACACCATCACCCTCCGCGAGGACGGGGAGATGCACACCCACCACGGCGTACTCAAGCACACCGAGCTGATCGGCCGGCCGGACGGCTCGGTCGTCGCGAACAGCGGCGGACACGAGTATCTCGCCCTGCGCCCGCTGCTGCGCGACTTCGTCATGTCGATGCCGCGCGGCGCGGCGATCGTGTACCCGAAGGATGCGGCGCACATCGTCTCGCAGGCCGACATCTTCCCGGGGGCGGTCGTCGTCGAAGCCGGAGTCGGCTCGGGTGCGCTGTCGCTGTGGCTCCTGCGGGCGACCGGGCAGGCCGGGCGGCTCGTCTCGTTCGAGCGCCGGGCCGACTTCGCCGACGTCGCGCGCGCGAACGTCGAGACCTACCTCGGCGGGGTCCCGGAGAACTGGGAGGTCGTCGTCGGCGACCTCGCCGCCGACCTGCCGACGACGGTGGCCCCGGCATCCGTCGACCGGGTCGTGCTGGACATGCTCGCGCCGTGGGAGTGCATCGACGTCGTCGCCGACGCCCTCACGCCGGGCGGTGTCGTGCTCTGCTACGTGGCCACCGCCACCCAGCTCAGCCGGGTCGCCGAGTACATCCGCGCCACCGGGCTGTTCACCGATCCTGAGGCGAGCGAGACGATGGTCCGCGGCTGGCACGTGGAGGGCCTGGCGGTACGCCCGGACCACCGCATGGTCGCCCACACCGGCTTCCTGATCTGGACCAGGCGGCTCGCTCCCGGTGCTGTCGCCCCCGAGCAGAAGCGCCGCGCATCCAAGAGCAGCTACGGCGACGAAGACGTCGAACTGTGGACGCCCGGGGCGGTCGGCGACCGTCAGATCACCGACAAGAACCTGCGCAAGCGGGTGCGCGAGGCGCAGCGCGCAGCCGAGGGCGCACGCCAGGCCGCGACGCCCGACGCGCCGACGTCAGACGCCGCGGAGGCGGGCATCTAG
- a CDS encoding FKBP-type peptidyl-prolyl cis-trans isomerase: MRKIPVALVALALASVSLVGCSASSGAAACPRPESSTGALDKVTVSGTADAAPDVEVYSPFRTDQTEFEDVITGDGTAITSDAQLVVFDLTIIGGADGRTLVASAYDGDLSQVASLERWGQLVPGFSDALTCATEGSRVVIGLAPGDVETETAVSLGLAEDDSAVAVVDVRKVYLPHADGANQFNSGSGLPTVVRAPDGRPGIIVPDADAPTELVVQTLKKGDGEEVTGDRPVRVHYTGVTWADRTVFDSTWDTTPASLTLDGVVPGMATALEGATVGSQLLIVIPPGEGYGDAAQGSIPANSTLVFVVDILGLDQAAPTE, translated from the coding sequence GTGCGCAAGATCCCCGTCGCCCTCGTCGCCCTCGCCCTCGCATCGGTCTCACTCGTCGGCTGCTCCGCGTCATCCGGCGCGGCGGCGTGCCCGCGACCCGAGAGCAGCACAGGTGCCCTCGACAAGGTGACGGTGAGCGGCACGGCCGACGCGGCACCCGATGTCGAGGTGTACTCGCCGTTCCGCACCGACCAGACCGAGTTCGAGGACGTCATCACCGGCGACGGCACGGCGATCACCAGCGACGCCCAGCTCGTGGTCTTCGACCTGACGATCATCGGCGGGGCCGACGGCCGCACGCTCGTGGCATCCGCCTACGACGGCGATCTCAGCCAGGTCGCATCGCTCGAGCGCTGGGGCCAGCTGGTCCCCGGCTTCTCCGACGCCCTGACGTGCGCCACCGAGGGCTCGCGCGTCGTCATCGGCCTCGCGCCGGGCGACGTCGAGACCGAGACGGCCGTCAGCCTCGGGCTCGCCGAGGATGACTCCGCCGTCGCCGTGGTCGACGTCCGCAAGGTGTACCTCCCGCACGCAGACGGCGCCAACCAGTTCAACAGCGGCAGCGGCCTGCCCACCGTGGTCCGCGCGCCCGACGGCCGCCCCGGCATCATCGTCCCCGACGCGGACGCGCCGACCGAGCTCGTCGTCCAGACCCTGAAGAAGGGCGACGGCGAAGAGGTGACCGGCGATCGGCCCGTGCGCGTGCACTACACGGGCGTCACCTGGGCAGACCGCACCGTCTTCGACTCGACCTGGGACACCACCCCGGCGTCCCTGACGCTCGACGGCGTCGTGCCCGGCATGGCCACGGCGCTCGAGGGCGCGACGGTCGGTTCGCAGCTGCTCATCGTCATCCCGCCCGGCGAGGGCTACGGCGACGCGGCGCAGGGCTCGATCCCGGCGAACTCGACCCTGGTCTTCGTGGTCGACATCCTCGGACTGGATCAGGCCGCGCCGACGGAGTAG
- a CDS encoding helix-turn-helix transcriptional regulator codes for MPANSSKIPPEERLVNLVVALIATEQGITKDTILSSVSGYREQSAAASKDALEKMFERDKESLRGLGIPIDTIGDSAEPDDLREARYRIPSTEYALPEEIAFTPAEIALLNLAGGVWSESSMSADARSGLRKIRALGNVVDAPIIGYSPRISMRDPSFPNLQQAIEQCRAVTFPYLKPGDEQPRRRRMQPLALVEYEARWHVFGVDLDVESDRTFLLSRIVGDVEITRQSFDPALREGAGERATRGLDEVAAHQRALLEVNPGTEAALRLSRRSTPAEQGIVVPYVDVHVFADELASYGPEVRVVEPAVLRDQVIARLDAALRMNGVS; via the coding sequence GTGCCCGCGAACTCGTCGAAGATCCCTCCTGAGGAGCGCCTCGTCAATCTCGTGGTCGCGCTGATCGCGACCGAGCAGGGCATCACGAAGGACACCATCCTCTCCAGCGTGTCCGGATACCGGGAGCAGTCGGCCGCGGCGTCGAAGGATGCGCTCGAGAAGATGTTCGAGCGCGACAAGGAGAGCCTGCGCGGCCTCGGGATCCCGATCGACACGATCGGCGACTCGGCAGAGCCGGACGACCTGCGCGAGGCCCGCTACCGCATCCCCAGCACGGAGTACGCCCTGCCGGAGGAGATCGCGTTCACGCCCGCCGAGATCGCCCTGCTGAACCTCGCGGGCGGGGTCTGGAGCGAGAGCTCCATGTCGGCCGACGCCCGGTCGGGTCTGCGCAAGATCCGCGCGCTCGGCAACGTGGTCGACGCCCCCATCATCGGCTACTCGCCCCGGATCAGCATGCGCGATCCGTCCTTCCCCAACCTGCAGCAGGCCATCGAGCAGTGCCGCGCGGTCACGTTCCCCTACCTGAAGCCGGGCGACGAGCAGCCGCGCCGCCGCCGCATGCAGCCGCTCGCGCTGGTCGAGTACGAGGCCAGGTGGCACGTCTTCGGCGTCGACCTGGACGTGGAGTCCGACCGGACCTTCCTGCTGTCGCGGATCGTCGGCGATGTCGAGATCACCCGGCAGTCGTTCGACCCCGCGCTGCGCGAGGGTGCGGGCGAGCGGGCGACGCGCGGGCTCGACGAGGTCGCCGCACACCAGCGCGCGCTCCTCGAGGTCAACCCGGGCACCGAGGCGGCGCTCCGTCTCAGCCGCCGCTCGACCCCCGCCGAGCAGGGGATCGTCGTCCCGTACGTGGACGTCCATGTGTTCGCCGACGAGCTCGCCTCCTACGGCCCCGAGGTGCGCGTGGTCGAGCCTGCAGTGCTCCGCGACCAGGTCATCGCGCGGCTCGACGCCGCTCTGCGGATGAACGGAGTCTCCTGA